A window from Theobroma cacao cultivar B97-61/B2 chromosome 3, Criollo_cocoa_genome_V2, whole genome shotgun sequence encodes these proteins:
- the LOC18604885 gene encoding uncharacterized protein LOC18604885 produces MARSHSRSPKLSLSRSVARVRVHSPSLRRKPASNSIENDQELEFLGNGGADNLINNETGTEFGSGNKVMVVVDASVEAKGALEWALSHTIQSQDTIVLLHVAKPRKRASKRNRNPRVYELLHSMKNMCQMKRPGVQVEVATLEGKEKGPIIVEAAKQQQASLLVLGQRKKSMIWRLMRRWAGKRGPAGVGDYCIQNASCMTIAVRTKSNELGGYLITTKRHKNFWLLA; encoded by the exons ATGGCTCGATCACACTCTAGATCACCAAAATTGAGCCTTAGCCGGTCAGTGGCTCGAGTGCGTGTCCACTCACCGTCTCTCAGGCGAAAACCAGCCTCGAATAGTATTGAAAATGATCAGGAACTCGAGTTCTTAGGTAACGGAGGCGCTGACAACCTTATCAACAATGAGACTGGGACTGAGTTCGGAAGTGGGAATAAGGTTATGGTGGTGGTTGACGCAAGTGTGGAAGCTAAGGGAGCGCTTGAATGGGCATTATCTCACACTATTCAAAGTCAAGACACCATTGTTCTTCTTCACGTGGCCAAGCCCAGAAAAAGAG CGTCTAAAAGGAATCGTAATCCAAGGGTGTATGAACTGCTTCACTCAATGAAAAATATGTGTCAAATGAAAAGGCCAGGG GTGCAAGTTGAGGTGGCAACTCTTGAAGGAAAGGAGAAGGGTCCAATAATCGTGGAGGCAGCTAAGCAACAGCAAGCATCACTTTTGGTGTTAGGGCAGAGGAAGAAATCAATGATTTGGCGTCTAATGAGGAGATGGGCCGGGAAGAGAGGTCCCGCTGGAGTGGGGGATTATTGTATCCAAAATGCTTCATGCATGACAATTGCAGTGAGAACGAAAAGCAACGAGCTTGGCGGCTACTTGATTACCACAAAGCGTCACAAAAACTTTTGGCTTTTGGCTTGA